A window of Panicum virgatum strain AP13 chromosome 8K, P.virgatum_v5, whole genome shotgun sequence contains these coding sequences:
- the LOC120645725 gene encoding disease resistance protein Pik-2-like — translation MAMERASLAAGAMASLAAKLNSIIMPRYELMAGARADALFLRAELGSMHAFLERLSAAPGPDAQARAWAREVRELAHDVEDAVDEFTHRVDAAPPPNDNHGHGRPGTLQGFVSRVARLASAAWTRLRLANELKGLKARAAEVSERRSRYKYGEDIDAPSGDRAAAADPRINALYADAPDLVGVGGPVGDIAGWVMGGAATATTLKVLSIVGPGGLGKTTLAMEVFRRVGGQFGCRAFAPVSQKLDMKKLLKDLLSQVAHGGADGVDTWEEGQLIRKLRECLINRRYLIIIDDVWSKLAWEKVRCAIPQNNHGSRLLITTRIESVAKSCCSDPDDRIYRIEPLNESDSRVLFFKRIFGDKEGCPPQLKEVSNQILKKCCGSPLAIISIASLLASKPVMLKEQWEKLLISIGSALEKNPDLEGMKQILSLSYYDLPYHLKICLLYLSLYPEDFKIERDSLIQQWIAEGFVGVERCLSLEDVAEGYFNELINRSMVQPMDIKSDGRAHACRVHDVMLELIVSKAIEENFVTLIGGHPVPTSFVQGNVRRLSIQCDSEIPKIQGGMNLYHVRTLTSFAQASLVPPLSEFRVLRVLNLEGCQGFSENSLKEISNLFQLKYLSLQGTWISNLLPQIGDLQTLETLDIRDTNIEELPGTITGLDQLKYILSGGYAWGKVKVPEGIGRMTSLRAISGLDICRSSASAVQELGNLKSLMELAINWTDFTSGNVKHQEAMMTTLGKLGTNNLQSFAICSRNLNSLEFLDSWSPPPSRLQKFRLSAYYFLPRVPRWMAPLYNLIDLNINIAELTDEEILILRELPSLLYLDLWLKSPQKDDTIVIHGVGFPYLKELLFSCEGTCLMFEPAAMPKLERLSTTVNVIRAKAYSLQFGIEHLKSLKQINIQVLCYGASASDIKHVEQAISTTVRYHPNHPRMNIEKRGVDLNLEERNKREHSENKNMEKHASKEDINHTNKKRRKLQIEEHHSSSA, via the exons ATGGCCATGGAGCGTGCGTCgttggccgccggcgccatggcctccctggcGGCGAAGCTCAACTCCATCATCATGCCAAGGTACGAGCTGATGGCCGGCGCGAGGGCCGACGCCCTCTTCCTCCGCGCCGAGCTCGGGAGCATGCACGCCTTCCTGGAGCGGCTCTCCGCGGCGCCCGGCCCGGACGCGCAGGCCAGGGCCTGGGCCAGGGAGGTCAGGGAGCTCGCCCACGACGTCGAGGACGCCGTGGACGAGTTCACGCACCGTGTCGACGCTGCCCCTCCTCCTAACGACAACCATGGGCATGGGCGGCCGGGTACCCTCCAAGGGTTCGTGAGCCGCGTCGCACGGCTCGCGAGCGCGGCGTGGACGCGCCTCCGTCTCGCCAACGAGCTCAAGGGCCTCAAagcccgcgccgccgaggtGAGCGAGCGGCGGTCGAGGTACAAGTACGGCGAGGACATCGATGCCCCGTCCGGAGAccgtgcggccgccgccgatcccCGGATCAATGCCCTCTACGCCGACGCGCCGGACttggtcggcgtcggcggccccGTGGGTGACATCGCGGGGTGGGTGATGGGTGGAGCCGCCACGGCCACCACCCTCAAGGTGCTCTCGATCGTCGGGCCTGGCGGCCTCGGCAAGACGACGCTCGCCATGGAGGTGTTCCGGAGGGTTGGGGGGCAGTTCGGTTGCCGCGCCTTCGCGCCGGTGTCGCAGAAGCTGGACATGAAGAAGCTCTTGAAGGACTTGCTCTCGCAGGTCGCGCATGGCGGGGCTGACGGTGTGGACACATGGGAGGAAGGCCAACTCATCCGCAAGCTGAGGGAATGCTTGATTAATAGAAG GTACCTCATTATAATAGACGATGTTTGGAGCAAATTAGCATGGGAAAAAGTGAGATGTGCTATACCTCAGAATAACCACGGCAGCAGGCTCCTAATAACAACACGAATTGAGTCGGTAGCAAAGTCATGTTGCTCTGACCCTGATGATCGTATATACAGAATTGAACCACTCAATGAATCTGATTCAAGGGTACTGTTTTTCAAGAGAATATTTGGCGACAAGGAAGGTTGCCCTCCACAATTAAAGGAAGTTTCTAATCAGATCCTGAAGAAATGTTGTGGCTCACCATTAGCAATAATCAGCATCGCTAGTTTGTTAGCCAGCAAGCCTGTCATGTTGAAGGAACAATGGGAGAAATTGCTGATCTCTATAGGTTCTGCTTTAGAAAAGAATCCTGATCTAGAAGGCATGAAGCAAATACTTTCCCTCAGCTACTATGACCTTCCCTACCACCTGAAAATATGTTTGCTGTACCTCAGTCTATATCCTGAGGACTTCAAGATTGAAAGGGATAGCCTGATTCAGCAATGGATCGCAGAAGGATTTGTTGGTGTAGAAAGATGTCTAAGTTTGGAGGATGTTGCAGAAGGCTACTTCAATGAACTCATCAATAGAAGCATGGTCCAACCAATGGATATAAAAAGTGATGGTAGGGCCCATGCTTGCAGGGTTCATGATGTTATGCTTGAGCTTATAGTATCAAAGGCAATTGAAGAGAATTTTGTCACTTTGATTGGTGGTCATCCAGTTCCAACGTCATTTGTACAAGGCAATGTTCGCCGATTATCTATCCAGTGTGATTCAGAAATTCCCAAAATACAAGGGGGGATGAACTTGTATCATGTTAGAACACTAACCTCATTTGCTCAGGCCAGCCTTGTACCTCCTTTATCTGAGTTTAGAGTCCTGCGAGTATTAAATCTTGAGGGATGCCAAGGATTCAGTGAAAATTCTCTGAAAGAGATCAGCAATTTGTTTCAGTTGAAATATCTCAGCCTTCAGGGAACATGGATTTCAAACCTCCTACCGCAAATAGGAGACCTGCAAACTTTGGAAACATTAGACATAAGAGATACAAATATAGAAGAGTTACCTGGAACAATAACTGGGCTTGACCAACTGAAGTATATACTCAGTGGTGGCTACGCGTGGGGAAAAGTAAAGGTCCCAGAAGGTATTGGGAGAATGACATCCCTAAGAGCTATATCAGGTCTTGACATTTGTCGCAGTTCAGCAAGTGCAGTACAGGAACTTGGTAATCTGAAAAGTTTGATGGAACTTGCAATCAATTGGACAGATTTTACTTCTGGAAATGTGAAGCACCAAGAGGCTATGATGACAACTCTAGGAAAACTGGGCACAAACAACCTTCAATCCTTTGCAATCTGCAGTCGAAACTTAAATTCCCTTGAGTTCCTGGATTCTTGGTCACCACCACCCAGTCGCCTTCAGAAGTTCCGACTGTCAGCATATTACTTCCTTCCAAGAGTACCAAGGTGGATGGCACCACTCTACAACCTCATTGATTTAAACATTAACATTGCAGAACTAACAGATGAAGAGATACTGATACTCAGAGAGTTGCCTTCTCTACTTTATCTCGACTTATGGTTGAAGTCGCCCCAGAAAGATGATACAATTGTCATTCATGGAGTAGGATTTCCATACTTGAAAGAGCTCCTCTTCAGTTGTGAAGGAACATGCTTGATGTTTGAACCAGCAGCTATGCCAAAGCTGGAGAGGTTATCCACAACAGTCAATGTAATCAGAGCAAAAGCATACAGTCTGCAATTTGGCATCGAGCACCTGAAATCTCTCAAGCAAATCAACATCCAAGTTTTATGTTATGGCGCAAGTGCATCTGATATCAAGCATGTTGAACAAGCAATTTCTACTACTGTGAGGTATCATCCTAACCATCCTAGGATGAACATCGAAAAACGTGGTGTGGACTTGAACCTAGAGGAGAGAAACAAGAGAGAACATTCTGAAAACAAGAATATGGAAAAACATGCTAGTAAAGAGGATATCAATCATACAAACAAGAAGAGAAGGAAACTACAGATTGAAGAACATCATTCGTCAAGTGCATGA
- the LOC120644662 gene encoding protein yippee-like At4g27745 — translation MAELVGPRVYSCCHCRNHVCLHDDIISKAFQGRNGRAFLFSHAMNIAVGPKEDRQLMTGLHTVADIYCRDCCEVLGWKYERAYEESQRYKEGKFIFEKAKIVKENW, via the exons atggcggagctggtgggGCCGCGGGTTTACAGCTGCTGTCATTGCCGGAACCACGTCTGCCTCCACGACGACATCATCTCCAAGGCCTTTCAG GGAAGGAATGGTCGTGCATTTCTGTTTTCTCATGCCATGAACATAGCTGTGGGGCCTAAGGAGGATAGGCAACTCATGACAGGGCTTCACACGGTTGCTGATATCTACTGCCGTGATTGCTGCGAAGTACTGGGTTGGAAATATGAGAGAGCTTATGAGGAATCGCAGAGATACAAGGAAGGGAAGTTCATATTCGAGAAAGCAAAGATTGTTAAAGAGAATTGGTAG